In Allomuricauda ruestringensis DSM 13258, the following proteins share a genomic window:
- a CDS encoding PorP/SprF family type IX secretion system membrane protein: protein MQTKKPLLLLAVLLLAFSGMRGQEEEAYVPYNVPSQNLLKFNRFLLNPTFSTVREDKSYINLFHRNQSVSFDDNNQVYFLSYSGRVSDRSGVGLSLFTNREGLFNNFGVHANYAYGVRLSQNSTFTFGANVSYYQSAFNQDRANSVDFDPLLGTLESSSLVSFQPGFNFSIGKFDIGGFAENLFDYNLKTSESVTDFNEKTYSGHLQYTHQFENGSGIMERARLMPLARVRKVGEENITLGGNLILDLPKLGWVQAGYDDFYGASAGLGFNLTKNISLGYTVEKGLSNEFENFGVTHEISLAYSFTPNLTEDRVMLETEGEELVSNDEDVPQDSLNITDKDLEIAQLKDKLAENDAILDELLMRQDSIESTRKQDLERRFETVMKMVQRETRGQNPALEEKAKEVYFANMDSADIVTQRKQPLANHGLSNNTSTKKVIKINETKGSTRATYASNSGVKKDNTYRPSKSKKTGFKSHAVPNVESGHYLIANVFRDPNNVNAFIEKLRAQGIDADYFQNPKNGLNYVYIGDFGNKNDVLEAYHSKMNGTYQGDAWVMNVNNGNSRIAGYSGEVNKRNSKYENNLLSKNVANSSKGKHNVVIRSQSVDGLPEGFYIIANVFESSSSAKEFVKELNSRGLHASYFISPEDKHRYVYLKKHETWNNALTSYYTKLNASYNDDMWIMRIKSNTTI from the coding sequence ATGCAAACCAAGAAACCTCTACTATTACTTGCCGTCTTGCTACTTGCCTTCTCTGGTATGAGAGGACAGGAAGAAGAAGCCTATGTACCATATAACGTCCCCTCCCAAAACCTTTTAAAGTTCAATAGGTTCTTGCTAAACCCCACTTTTTCAACGGTTAGGGAAGACAAGTCTTACATCAACCTTTTTCACAGAAACCAATCGGTATCTTTTGATGACAATAACCAGGTTTACTTCTTGAGCTATAGTGGTAGGGTGAGCGATAGAAGCGGTGTTGGTCTTAGCTTGTTTACCAACCGCGAAGGCCTCTTCAACAACTTTGGTGTACACGCCAACTATGCCTATGGTGTACGTTTGAGCCAGAACAGCACATTTACCTTTGGAGCCAATGTTAGTTACTATCAAAGTGCATTTAATCAAGACAGGGCCAATTCCGTTGATTTTGACCCATTGTTGGGAACTTTGGAAAGCAGCTCCTTGGTAAGCTTTCAACCAGGTTTCAACTTTTCCATAGGGAAGTTTGATATCGGTGGTTTTGCAGAAAATCTATTTGATTACAACCTAAAAACCAGTGAATCCGTAACTGATTTCAACGAAAAAACTTACTCTGGACACCTACAATATACCCATCAGTTTGAAAACGGAAGCGGTATTATGGAACGTGCCCGTTTAATGCCCTTGGCCAGAGTGCGGAAAGTAGGTGAAGAAAACATCACATTGGGCGGAAATTTAATTCTTGACCTGCCTAAATTAGGTTGGGTACAAGCAGGATATGACGACTTTTATGGGGCTTCCGCAGGACTTGGTTTCAACCTTACCAAAAACATCTCTCTGGGGTATACCGTGGAGAAAGGCCTCTCCAACGAGTTTGAAAACTTTGGTGTCACCCACGAAATCTCATTGGCATACTCCTTTACGCCCAACCTTACCGAGGATCGTGTAATGCTCGAAACAGAAGGGGAAGAATTAGTTTCCAATGATGAAGACGTACCACAAGACAGTCTTAATATTACCGATAAAGACCTTGAAATTGCCCAGCTAAAAGACAAACTGGCCGAGAACGACGCCATACTGGATGAATTGTTGATGCGTCAAGATTCTATAGAATCAACGCGTAAACAAGACTTGGAAAGACGCTTTGAAACCGTAATGAAAATGGTTCAACGCGAAACCCGAGGTCAAAACCCAGCCTTGGAGGAAAAAGCCAAGGAAGTATACTTTGCCAATATGGACAGCGCCGATATCGTGACCCAAAGAAAACAACCTTTGGCCAACCACGGACTATCTAACAATACCTCAACCAAAAAGGTCATCAAGATCAATGAAACAAAAGGTAGTACCCGTGCAACTTACGCATCAAATTCAGGTGTAAAAAAGGATAATACCTATAGACCTTCAAAAAGTAAAAAAACTGGTTTCAAATCTCATGCCGTACCCAATGTGGAAAGCGGTCATTATTTGATTGCCAATGTTTTTAGAGACCCCAACAACGTAAATGCATTCATTGAAAAACTAAGAGCTCAAGGAATTGATGCTGACTATTTCCAAAACCCAAAAAACGGTCTTAACTACGTTTACATTGGGGACTTTGGCAACAAAAACGATGTTTTAGAAGCTTACCACAGCAAAATGAACGGCACATACCAAGGTGATGCTTGGGTAATGAACGTGAACAATGGTAATTCTCGAATAGCGGGGTATTCAGGAGAGGTCAACAAACGTAACTCCAAATACGAAAATAATCTATTGTCCAAAAATGTGGCCAACAGTTCCAAAGGAAAGCACAATGTCGTAATCAGATCCCAATCCGTTGACGGACTGCCAGAAGGCTTTTACATCATTGCCAATGTTTTTGAAAGTTCATCAAGCGCCAAAGAGTTTGTAAAAGAACTGAATTCCAGAGGGTTGCATGCAAGCTATTTTATAAGCCCAGAGGACAAGCACAGGTACGTGTATTTGAAAAAGCACGAAACCTGGAACAACGCCTTAACATCTTACTATACCAAACTAAACGCTTCGTATAACGACGATATGTGGATTATGCGAATAAAATCAAACACAACCATTTAA
- a CDS encoding gliding motility-associated C-terminal domain-containing protein, with translation MKNSSSTYSILVLALAFMLLGAFDAQAQILYKPEPAANPNLGGNTAWTAVCASNGFNEYYVSFNWDPPMVDSNNEFVLELSDADGYFSSPIELARVSDKNTIFDFEFKFALPTDMRGDNFKMRVRSTSPAKTSPASEAFSMYYIDYNSPLLISQNGSGNIPSGGLIQLCGGGSVTLKPHNIPNAANYFYNWYRSGTLLAEKSESITVSEPGIYYVELDYGDCSGTANTLSNTIEISTGTSSGLAINGESNVEICPGETHVLESSISGQGLTYTWYKDGSIVSGPTVEASTFTVDAGASGFEGSYEVEVSGYAICTELSDPVTVSGAGSFDITLNNEENIVLLPSQTKTLSISTTASSATYQWYKNGTEITDAISNSLVINEVGDYFVEVTDNGGTCTPAPVSSAITSVVTPDSFEFVVDYVGTYASCESVDATLSLTAINAVNDNGATTNVTADLQNAFDYQWKLNGAEVLGETSKTITISEQEDNGEYTLFGAIDAFEASSNSLQVKLASDETLQITANGTVLCEGGEAIVLESTTDLANESFKWKKDGTVVDSSSESFTVSETGVYQLVITSNDCTLISNEITISKFDESLLVLDKSKDLIIVEGETQTLTASGADSYEWYDAGNNLISSSSYYDFTEEGDYLLIASFGTCTISKVITVTYRDMFAIPNVITTNGDGINDLWVLPNSYSRDPNVLVTIFNERGEQVFSQSGYENNWPQSTTSFNKQSMIFYYKITRGGKSLKQGTITVIK, from the coding sequence ATGAAAAATAGTAGTTCAACGTATAGCATTCTAGTTTTGGCCTTAGCTTTTATGCTGCTTGGTGCTTTTGATGCCCAAGCTCAAATACTCTACAAACCCGAGCCAGCAGCCAACCCTAACCTTGGAGGAAATACAGCATGGACAGCTGTTTGCGCTTCCAATGGTTTCAATGAATACTATGTAAGTTTTAATTGGGATCCTCCTATGGTAGATAGCAACAACGAGTTTGTGCTAGAGCTATCGGATGCCGACGGATACTTTTCTTCTCCCATTGAACTGGCCCGAGTTAGCGACAAGAATACAATTTTCGATTTTGAATTCAAATTTGCCCTTCCTACTGATATGAGGGGGGATAACTTTAAAATGAGGGTGCGAAGTACCTCTCCCGCAAAGACAAGCCCTGCTTCTGAGGCATTTTCCATGTACTATATCGACTACAATTCACCGTTATTGATCAGCCAAAATGGAAGTGGAAACATTCCTTCAGGAGGTCTTATTCAATTATGCGGCGGAGGTTCCGTAACCTTAAAGCCACATAATATCCCTAATGCTGCCAACTACTTTTACAATTGGTACCGTAGTGGTACATTGCTTGCGGAAAAATCAGAAAGCATCACCGTTTCTGAACCGGGCATATATTATGTAGAATTGGATTATGGTGATTGCTCAGGTACGGCCAATACCCTGTCCAACACCATTGAAATTTCTACAGGGACAAGTTCTGGGTTGGCCATAAATGGCGAAAGCAATGTGGAAATATGTCCTGGGGAAACACATGTGCTGGAGTCCAGCATCAGTGGACAAGGGCTTACCTATACTTGGTACAAAGACGGAAGCATTGTAAGCGGACCAACCGTGGAGGCAAGCACGTTTACTGTTGATGCAGGAGCTAGCGGTTTTGAAGGTTCTTATGAGGTAGAAGTTTCCGGTTACGCGATTTGTACCGAACTATCCGACCCTGTAACTGTTTCGGGTGCAGGTTCTTTTGATATTACGCTCAATAATGAAGAAAACATTGTGTTGCTTCCTTCGCAGACCAAAACATTATCCATTAGCACTACTGCATCAAGTGCAACATACCAATGGTATAAAAACGGGACCGAAATTACGGATGCAATCAGCAACTCTTTGGTTATAAACGAAGTAGGGGATTATTTTGTTGAAGTAACCGACAATGGGGGCACATGTACCCCTGCTCCAGTCTCTTCTGCCATCACTAGCGTTGTAACCCCAGATTCTTTTGAGTTTGTAGTAGACTACGTAGGAACTTACGCTTCATGCGAGAGCGTAGATGCCACTTTGAGTCTTACTGCCATAAATGCTGTAAACGACAATGGTGCCACCACCAATGTGACTGCTGATTTACAAAACGCTTTTGATTATCAGTGGAAATTGAATGGTGCCGAAGTTTTAGGAGAAACGTCCAAAACCATCACAATATCCGAGCAAGAGGACAATGGCGAATATACTTTGTTTGGTGCTATTGATGCTTTTGAGGCATCATCCAATAGCCTACAGGTAAAGCTTGCATCCGACGAAACACTACAGATTACGGCCAATGGCACCGTGCTGTGTGAAGGAGGCGAAGCTATTGTCCTTGAAAGTACAACAGACTTGGCCAATGAATCCTTCAAATGGAAGAAAGATGGTACCGTAGTTGATTCATCATCTGAAAGCTTTACCGTTAGCGAAACAGGCGTGTATCAACTCGTCATCACTTCCAACGACTGTACATTGATATCCAACGAGATAACCATTAGTAAATTCGATGAATCGCTATTGGTGCTCGATAAATCCAAAGACCTCATCATTGTTGAGGGAGAGACCCAAACTCTTACCGCTAGCGGTGCAGATTCCTATGAATGGTATGATGCTGGTAACAACCTAATTTCTTCAAGTAGTTATTATGACTTTACCGAAGAAGGGGACTACCTGTTGATTGCCAGCTTCGGGACATGTACCATAAGCAAAGTGATTACTGTGACCTACAGGGATATGTTTGCCATACCCAATGTTATTACCACCAATGGCGATGGTATTAACGATTTATGGGTATTGCCCAACTCATATTCCAGAGACCCCAATGTTCTTGTCACCATTTTTAATGAGCGGGGAGAACAGGTATTTAGCCAATCCGGTTACGAAAACAACTGGCCACAATCCACCACATCGTTCAACAAACAAAGCATGATTTTCTATTACAAGATCACGCGCGGTGGAAAAAGCCTGAAACAAGGAACTATCACTGTTATTAAATAA
- a CDS encoding glutamine--tRNA ligase/YqeY domain fusion protein: protein MAEEARSLNFIEHIVEEDLTKGYAQEDLRFRFPPEPNGYLHIGHASSICLNFGLGLRYNAPVNLRFDDTNPAKEEKEYVEAIKEDVSWLGFEWATECYASDYFQQLYDWAVKLIEDGKAYVDSQSSEEIASQKGTPTEPGKESPYRNRSVEENLKLFKGMKEGEFKDGAHVLRAKINMASSNMLMRDPVMYRILHKAHHRTNTDWCIYPMYDWTHGESDYIEQVSHSLCTLEFLPHRELYDWFLDQVVSHDKLRPKQREFARRNLSHTVVSKRKLLQLVEKGVVTGWDDPRMPTISGLRRRGFTPESIRNFADTIGIAKRDNVVDVALLDFHVREHLNKIAPRVMGVLNPLKVVLTNYKEGEEEWLDAENNPEDPSAGSRKVPFSRELYIEKEDFREEANRKFFRLKLGGEVRLKNGYIIKAESCTKDDDGNIIEVQCTYDPKSKSGSGTEESLRKVKGTLHWVSIPHAITAEVRLYDRLFSDPTPDSHKDKDFMDFVNPDSLEKVTGYLEPSLNNLKIGDRVQFQRLGYFNVDKDSTPENVVFNRTVTLRDTWAKLEQKN from the coding sequence ATGGCAGAAGAAGCTCGATCGCTCAATTTTATAGAACACATTGTTGAGGAGGACCTTACAAAGGGTTACGCACAGGAAGACTTGAGGTTCCGTTTTCCCCCAGAACCCAATGGTTATTTACACATTGGGCACGCAAGTTCCATTTGCCTCAATTTTGGTCTGGGATTGCGCTATAATGCCCCTGTAAACCTACGTTTTGATGATACCAACCCGGCAAAGGAGGAGAAAGAGTATGTGGAGGCCATTAAAGAGGACGTAAGTTGGCTAGGTTTTGAATGGGCCACGGAGTGCTATGCCTCCGATTATTTTCAGCAGTTGTATGATTGGGCCGTAAAGTTGATTGAGGATGGCAAAGCCTACGTTGATAGCCAATCTTCGGAGGAAATTGCCAGCCAAAAAGGGACGCCAACCGAACCAGGAAAGGAAAGCCCCTATAGAAATCGGTCCGTTGAAGAGAACTTGAAGCTTTTCAAAGGAATGAAAGAAGGGGAGTTCAAGGACGGAGCGCATGTACTACGCGCCAAAATCAATATGGCTTCTTCCAATATGTTGATGCGTGATCCCGTAATGTACCGAATCTTGCATAAGGCGCACCACCGCACAAATACCGATTGGTGTATTTACCCCATGTACGATTGGACGCATGGTGAAAGCGATTATATTGAACAGGTCTCACACTCCCTGTGTACATTGGAGTTTTTACCACACAGAGAGTTGTACGATTGGTTTTTAGACCAAGTGGTATCGCATGATAAATTGCGTCCCAAACAGCGAGAGTTTGCCCGTAGGAACCTGAGCCATACCGTTGTAAGCAAGCGAAAACTGTTGCAATTGGTGGAAAAGGGCGTTGTAACAGGATGGGATGATCCCAGAATGCCCACAATTTCCGGTTTGCGAAGAAGGGGCTTTACTCCGGAGTCCATTAGAAATTTTGCGGATACGATTGGCATTGCCAAGCGGGACAATGTTGTTGATGTTGCCCTACTTGATTTTCATGTAAGGGAGCATCTCAATAAAATAGCTCCCCGTGTAATGGGGGTACTCAACCCATTAAAGGTGGTACTTACCAATTATAAGGAGGGTGAAGAGGAATGGTTGGACGCGGAAAACAATCCAGAGGATCCATCGGCAGGTAGCAGAAAAGTACCATTTTCGAGGGAATTGTATATAGAAAAAGAAGATTTTAGGGAAGAAGCTAACCGTAAGTTTTTTAGACTAAAGCTTGGTGGTGAGGTCCGTTTAAAAAATGGATACATCATCAAAGCGGAAAGCTGTACCAAGGATGACGATGGCAACATTATAGAGGTGCAGTGTACTTACGACCCCAAAAGTAAAAGTGGTTCCGGAACCGAGGAGAGCTTACGAAAAGTTAAGGGGACCCTGCATTGGGTTTCCATACCACATGCCATAACCGCTGAAGTTAGGTTGTACGATCGTTTATTCTCCGACCCAACACCCGATAGCCATAAGGATAAAGATTTTATGGACTTTGTTAATCCGGATTCTTTAGAGAAAGTAACCGGTTATTTGGAGCCAAGCCTGAATAATTTAAAAATCGGTGATCGTGTACAATTTCAACGACTGGGTTATTTTAATGTGGACAAAGATTCCACTCCAGAGAATGTGGTCTTTAACAGAACAGTAACCTTAAGGGATACTTGGGCCAAATTGGAGCAAAAAAACTAA
- a CDS encoding YtxH domain-containing protein: MSNNTGNVLTALLTGAVVGAGIGILYAPDKGKRTRKKIKKSAVKAKDDITQSITHAKEEFSKTADAKKEEFEEKLEDTLSNMSYKADDILVALEKKLEDLKKKNAQLQK, translated from the coding sequence ATGTCAAATAACACTGGAAACGTATTAACCGCATTATTAACTGGAGCTGTCGTTGGAGCAGGAATAGGAATTTTGTATGCACCGGACAAAGGAAAAAGGACCAGAAAAAAAATCAAGAAAAGTGCAGTAAAGGCAAAAGATGATATTACGCAAAGTATAACACATGCCAAAGAAGAATTCAGCAAGACTGCTGATGCAAAAAAGGAAGAGTTTGAGGAAAAGCTCGAGGACACACTTTCCAACATGAGCTATAAAGCCGACGATATCCTCGTAGCGTTGGAGAAAAAATTGGAAGACCTAAAAAAGAAGAACGCCCAACTACAGAAATAA
- a CDS encoding DUF6327 family protein yields the protein MIQTQYTSFEEIDRDLKVLRLQRQIEEEKVKLAVQNTKKELYPTNILGGMAPLLQKIAISFIAKKLLKKLD from the coding sequence ATGATTCAGACACAATACACATCGTTCGAAGAAATTGATAGAGACCTTAAAGTCTTACGGTTACAAAGACAGATTGAAGAAGAAAAAGTGAAGCTTGCGGTTCAAAACACCAAGAAGGAACTTTACCCAACCAATATTCTTGGTGGAATGGCACCTTTGCTACAAAAAATTGCGATATCCTTTATTGCGAAAAAGCTGCTTAAAAAATTAGATTAA